Proteins encoded by one window of Cryptococcus gattii WM276 chromosome K, complete sequence:
- a CDS encoding Threonine ammonia-lyase, putative (Similar to TIGR gene model, INSD accession AAW46303.1): MAPTPIPVPAAHRPPATHLSKSPPTTNEYTSTAPIPALPPQHTDEPVPSHLYRSLPHHFLVGDAHGRKVPDYLRMILMSKVYSAPLNLKETPLTYAVNLSARLGNEIWIKREDLQPVFSCHHLLCRCVSHRVPITILITYTGNHAQGVALSGHALGIPAVVVMPVSTPSIKWRNVQRLGATVLLHGRDFDEAKAECLRLENEKGLTFVPPYDNPYVVAGQGTVAMEICRQVTDADQIDGIFAAVGGGGLAAGIAAYMKRVAKPTVGIYGVETVDGDAMARSLDAGKRILLDEVGPFADGTAVRLVGEEPFRVCKHFLDDVVLVNNDEICAAIKDVFEETRSVPEPSGALALAGLKAHIIRNNLQGAGKRFVAVISGGNMNFGRLRFVAERADVGERREVLMSIRIPEKPGSFLKFHSLLGSRAVTEFSYRYSNDSTGYIICSFLLSSSSSSSSGPSPEARAKEIHEILQSFRLHGIEAVDLSEDEFAKSHVRHLVGGRSAVEHERIFRFEFPERPGALGNFLKGMKVEWNISMFHYRNHGADVGKVLIGVQVPSQDYPAFDEFLETLGYPYVEETNNEVYTMFLRS; the protein is encoded by the exons ATGGCGCCCACACC CATCCCCGTCCCCGCAGCGCACCGCCCGCCCGCCACCCACCTCTCCAAGTCGCCGCCCACCACGAACGAGTACACCTCCACCGCGCCCATCCCCGCCCTTCCTCCGCAGCACACCGACGAGCCCGTCCCGTCCCATCTCTACCGCAGCCTCCCACACCACTTTTTGGTCGGCGATGCGCACGGCAGAAAAGTCCCCGACTATCTCCGGATGATCTTGATGT CCAAGGTCTACTCGGCGCCCCTCAATCTCAAGGAAACACCGCTCACCTATGCGGTCAACCTCTCCGCCCGTCTCGGCAACGAG ATCTGGATCAAGCGCGAAGACCTCCAGCCGGTATTCTC gtGTCATCACCTGCTCTGCCGGTGCGTCTCTCACCGCGTGCCAATCACCATACTAATAACATACACAGGCAACCACGCCCAAGGCGTCGCCCTCTCCGGCCACGCACTCGGCATCCCCGCCGTCGTCGTCATGCCCGTCTCCACCCCCTCCATCAAATGGCGCAACGTCCAGCGTCTCGGCGCCACCGTCCTCCTCCACGGCCGCGATTTCGACGAAGCCAAAGCCGAATGTCTTCGCCTCGAAAACGAAAAGGGCCTGACATTTGTCCCCCCCTACGACAACCCCTACGTCGTCGCCGGCCAGGGCACAGTCGCCATGGAAATCTGCCGCCAAGTCACCGATGCCGACCAGATCGACGGCATATTCGCCGCCGTCGGCGGTGGCGGCCTCGCAGCCGGTATCGCTGCGTATATGAAACGCGTCGCCAAACCGACTGTTGGCATCTACGGCGTCGAGACCGTCGACGGTGATGCCATGGCCCGTTCACTCGATGCCGGCAAGCGGATCTTGCTCGATGAAGTCGGACCGTTTGCAGACGGCACCGCTGTAAGGCTCGTGGGCGAAGAGCCATTCCGCGTGTGTAAACACTTTTTAGACGACGTCGTCCTCGTCAACAATGACGAGATTTGCGCCGCCATCAAGGATGTCTTTGAAGAAACCCGATCAGTCCCCGAACCGTCCGGCGCACTCGCACTCGCAGGCTTGAAAGCCCACATTATCCGAAACAACCTCCAAGGTGCAGGGAAACGCTTCGTCGCCGTCATCTCTGGCGGTAACATGAACTTTGGCAGACTCCGCTTCGTCGCTGAACGAGCAGATGTCGGTGAACGACGTGAAGTGCTCATGAGTATCCGAATCCCCGAAAAGCCCGGAAG CTTTTTGAAATTCCACTCGCTTCTCGGTTCACGAGCCGTCACCGAATTCTCCTACCGCTACTCCAACGATTCCACCGGCTACATCATCTgctccttcctcctctcctcctcctcctcgtcctcctccGGCCCCTCACCCGAAGCCCGCGCAAAGGAGATTCACGAGATCCTCCAGTCGTTTAGGTTGCATGGGATCGAAGCGGTAGATCTGAGTGAGGACGAGTTTGCAAAGAGTCATGTAAGGCATTTGGTAGGTGGACGGAGTGCAGTTGAGCATGAGCGCATCTTTCGGTTTG AGTTCCCGGAAAGACCAGGGGCACTTGGGAATTTCCTAAAAGGCATGAAGGTCGAATGGAACATTTCCATGTTCCATTACAGAAACCACGGTGCCG ACGTCGGCAAAGTTCTCATCGGTGTCCAAGTCCCATCGCAAGACTATCCCGCATTTGACGAGTTTTTGGAAACCCTTGGGTATCCATATGTCGAAGAGACCAATAACGAGGTTTACACCATGTTCCTCAGGTCGTAA
- a CDS encoding Pyridoxine metabolism-related protein, putative (Similar to TIGR gene model, INSD accession AAW46302.1) yields the protein MTIQPEIVPERVVIGVLALQGAFIEHIHYLQRLRPHGHTIEAIPVRNADELSRCHALIVPGGESTVISHLASLTPFLLPALLSFAQDPSKAMWGTCAGMILMAEEDGVGGGKKKGVKGWGGVKGLKVWRNLYGTQLESFEAALDIPVLSNPLKPFNAVFIRAPAVHSLTPTKANMETQVLATLPAECIPPPPPCDSPLGEPNVDDLGKVMIRQGRKMVTSFHPELSGDVRIHEYWVEKCVLGR from the exons ATGACGATCCAGCCTGAAATAGTACCGGAGAGAGTGGTCATCGGCGTACTCG CTCTCCAAGGCGCTTTCATTGAGCATATACACTATCTCCAAAG ACTACGTCCCCATGGCCACACGATTGAAGCTATTCCTGTGCGCAACGCCGATGAACTATCC CGATGCCATGCCCTCATCGTGCCCGGCGGTGAATCCACAGTCATCTCCCATCTCGCTTCACTCACACCTTTTCTCCTCCCTGCACTCCTCTCTTTCGCGCAAGACCCTTCAAAAGCGATGTGGGGGACGTGTGCGGGTATGATCCTCATGGCTGAAGAGGATGGGGTTGGAGGGGGTAAGAAGAAGGGTGTGAAAGGCTGGGGAGGTGTAAAAGGTTTAAAGGTTTGGAGGAACCTCTACGGCA CCCAACTGGAATCATTCGAAGCGGCCCTCGATATCCCCGTTTTATCCAACCCGTTGAAACCATTCAACGCGGTATTCATCCGTGCCCCAGCTGTGCATAGCCTTACGCCGACAAAGGCAAACATGGAAACCCAAGTGCTTGCGACCCTTCCTGCCGAGTGCATCCCTCCACCGCCACCTTGCGACTCGCCACTAGGTGAACCTAATGTGGATGATTTGGGCAAGGTAATGATCAGACAGGGGAGAAAGATGGTCACCAGTTTCCATCCTGAATTGAGTGGCGATGTAAGGATTCATGAATACTGGGTTGAAAAGTGTGTTcttggaagatga
- a CDS encoding Histone acetylation-related protein, putative (Similar to TIGR gene model, INSD accession AAW46301.1) — translation MPPKLTALQPPSPSPPPPTNDSHDLLVIQDIMDTLDQIPPELTRVHSDLNELGAVLYSTLVSLEKKLYTLINWIQDPNVTPEKRFELLQEIAEEAARYKLGGDDKIRVAAGACDGILNHQKHISNLLASSTLLNPSPPSPYSQALTLPFPQPVTNSRRVARAANSPFGGRGYAGNGGPSETKVGDTPSKKKRSRLQQLGAREDDETSSAGGEKKKPVKRRKQNRATSPTDSIVSNSGFGGKPIEPRTARQLAAAANRARREADDGGSDTESRTGNDDKRNVPMQPSFSVDSKRADGLGLDMGSREGSGVRSANVTPTLGYATVMPSTAEVKRPSRRGGKRSSTNVPVADEFEEEESEGYGDDDRSKRGERYADMEMAEEAGGAGDDLDSKVYCTCRQVSYGEMIGCDDDDCEIEWYHIGCLGLDKTPAGNWICPRCVERRKKQPRGKKGTRGKARK, via the exons ATGCCGCCTAAACTCACAGCCCTTCAGCCTCCATCCCCCTCACCTCCACCCCCTACAAATGACTCTCATGACCTGCTCGTCATACAGGATATCATGGATACCCTCGATCAGATCCCACCAGAGCTCACAAGGGTCCACAGCGATCTCAACGAGCTCGGTGCTGTACTCTACT CTACCCTTGTCAGCCTAGAGAAGAAACTCTATACGCTGATCAACTGGATACAAGATCCCAATGTCACACCAGAGAAGCGCTTCGAGCTCCTGCAGGAGATTGCAGAGGAGGCGGCGAGATACAAGCTTGGTGGTGATGATAAAATTCGAGTTGCTGCAGGTGCTTGTGATGGC ATTCTCAATCATCAGAAACACATCTCCAATCTCCTTGCATCTTCTACCTTGCTCAATCCATCCCCACCTTCTCCCTACTCTCAAGCCCTCactcttcccttccctcAACCGGTCACTAATTCTCGCCGCGTTGCCCGGGCTGCCAATTCTCCGTTCGGCGGTCGGGGCTATGCCGGAAACGGGGGACCATCAGAGACCAAGGTCGGTGATACGCCTagcaaaaagaagaggagtCGACTGCAGCAACTGGGGGCGagggaggatgatgagacGTCTAGTGCGGGcggggagaagaaaaagcCTGTTAAGCGAAGAAAGCA GAACCGAGCGACTTCACCTACCGACTCTATCGTCTCCAACTCTGGTTTTGGCGGGAAGCCCATTGAACCTCGTACTGCCCGTCAACTCGCCGCCGCTGCCAATAGGGCCCGCCGTGAAGCCGATGACGGAGGCTCCGACACTGAATCCCGAACAGGTAACGACGACAAGCGCAACGTACCCATGCAACCCTCCTTTTCAGTCGACTCGAAGCGCGCCGATGGTTTGGGCTTGGATATGGGCAGCAGAGAAGGCAGTGGTGTGAGGAGTGCAAACGTAACACCTACTCTTGGGTATGCTACGGTCATGCCCTCTACTGCTGAAGTCAAGCGTCCATCAAGACGAGGCGGTAAGCGCTCAAGCACAAATGTTCCTGTTGCCGACGAGtttgaggaggaagagtcTGAGGGATACGGTGATGACGATAGGTcgaagagaggagagaggtATGCCGATATGGAGATGGCCGAGGAGGCTGGAGGTGCTGGAGATGATCTAGATTCCAAGGTGTACTGCACTTGTCGACAAGTCAGTTATGGCGAGATGATTGGATGTGACGATGACGATTGTGAGATTGAATGG TATCACATTGGGTGTCTCGGTCTGGATAAGACTCCTGCAGGGAACTGGATCTGCCCCAGGTGTGTTGAGAGGCGAAAGAAGCAGCCACGAGGCAAAAAGGGGACTCGAGGCAAGGCCCGAAAGTAA
- a CDS encoding Hypothetical Protein (Similar to TIGR gene model, INSD accession AAW46300.1), which produces MSSDKSEVTPYGQSKSTQCKTHPFHARGDISLVSSDGVLFKADVWCLAHASAVFHDMLEMSNPSMAGTSTSESISVPAKPRHPSEPIDIPFPSRTLQLFLDLSRVSDDVMLAITMEEAGDLLSFSHLYDLREFVLNKLKDRAMDLGRRRPWDLLVLASSLDLDDLGVAALEAMNEDTFVRGQKGSTSNFWESIALLQNGWQSRIIMSVIDKPEGGSVRRPGYPDDYSYKTGYVFKLRDWSEAGKRFRNTRLRDDDEDEE; this is translated from the exons ATGTCCAGCGACAAGAGCGAAGTAACCCCTTACGGCCAGTCCAAGTCCACTCAGTGCAAGACTCATCCTTTCCATGCAAGAGGTGATATCTCCCTCGTCTCTTCGGATGGTGTCCTCTTCAAAGCCGATGTCTGGTGTCTCGCTCATGCCAG CGCCGTCTTCCACGACATGCTAGAAATGTCCAATCCCTCCATGGCAGGCACATCCACCTCCGAATCCATCTCTGTTCCCGCCAAACCACGTCACCCATCCGAACCTATCGATATCCCCTTCCCCTCTCGCACCCTTCAGCTTTTTCTTGACCTTAGCAGGGTATCAGACGACGTCATGTTAGCCATCACTATGGAAGAAGCCGGAGATTTGCTTTCCTTCTCACATCTCTACGACTTGAGAGAATTCGTGCTCAATAAACTCAAGGATCGGGCTATGGACCTCGGTCGAAGAAGACCGTGGGATCTTTTAGTGCTTGCCTCGAGCCTCGATCTCGATGACTTGGGTGTTGCCGCCTTGGAGGCAATGAACGAAGATACCTTTGTGAGAGGACAAAAGGGAAGCACATCCAATTTCTGGGAGTCAATAGCGCTTTTGCAGAACGGATGGCAGAGTCGGATTATCATGTCTGTGATTGATAAACCGGAAGGAGGTTCGGTTCGACGTCCAGGATATCCTGACGATTACTCCTACAAGACTGGGTATGTGTTCAAGCTGAGGGATTGGTCGGAAGCAGGAAAGCGATTTAGGAATACTAGGCTGCGAGAtgatgacgaggatgaggagTAG